In Methanobrevibacter sp. V74, the sequence TCACGCCGTAATATAATCTGGCAGATAAAAAGTCAAAGTCTTTTAATTTTGAATAATTTCCTAAGACCTCTGATGTATCTTTTGCAAATTTAACAAGGTGTGATGCTTCATAAGCAGATCTTCTAGTTGATGCGGAATAAACATTATATTTATTTTCAATTTCATATTCATTTCTCTCATCAACCCATTCCATTAATGACACGGCAGTAGCTTCAATGTTTCCAATGTCAACTGCAAATAATCCCTCTTCAGATAATTTGTCAAGAACAGGATCTTTTGATTTTCTTCCTTTAAACGAGATTAATGGCACATCAGGAGTTTCACATAATGCATAAATAAACTCACTAACATTAATTTTATCAATGCTTGAAACATATTCTTTAATTTTAACGGCAGTTTCAACTGAATAATTGGATTTGGCTATTAAATTACCAAAATCAGTCGTTGCTAATCCTTCAGGTGTTGCTCTTATGATTCTATTTTGAAGTAGAAAGTCTATTGCATTTTCAAGTTCATATTTGATGCTGTCTTCTGCGAATAATGCCATTGAAGGATTATTGGTCATTTGATAACCGTATAATGTTTTTTCAAAAAAGTCAGTTAGCTCATCAAGATTTTTGGAAAGTGATGAATTTATTTGGGCAATAATTTGTTTGTAGATTGCATCTTTATTGTCAACAAGTTTAGAGTTAGTTAATTCAATTTCTCCTTCAACGTAATAGTCTTGCAGGTTTGAAGCTTCATCCATAGTTTTAGCAACTAAGTAAGAATATCCTACATCATCGTATTGGGGCCTTCCAGCCCTACCGGACATTTGTTCATAATCAAAGACAGGTATTGGTTGAGGTCCATTTCCAGTCCAACGAGTAGTATCTCTAATTACAACTGTTTTTGAAGGTAAGTTAACTCCATACATTAAACTTGGAGTTGCAGTAATCATTAAAATATTGCCATTTCTAAATTCATCTTCAATAATTTCTTTTTGTTCATTAAACAATCCTGCATGGTGGAATGCAATACCATGTTCAAGGCTTTCAGCTAATTTAACACATGTGCTTGTTGGAAGTGAACCTTTCTTTTTTGGAACTTCCAATATTCTATCAGAGACTTTTTTAAATTGTTCTCTTTGTTTTAAATTGATTTTTTTGTTGATTTTTTTAGATACATATGTTGCAAGGCTTTCGGTAAACCGCCTTGTAGAAACAAATGCCAATGCTTGTGATTTGTCTTTAATTGATTTTTCTAATACTTTTACAATAACGTCATTTTTATTTTTAGTATTAAACATCTCTGCATCTAAAACTTCTTTGTGAAGAGGTACTGGGCGATAATCATGTTCAACACATTTTCCTTCAAGCCAGCCTTCTATTTCCTCAATATTTCTTAAAGTAGCAGATAATGCAATAATTCTCATAGATGGATTGATAATTTTAGCTCTTGTTATGGCTGATTCAAGAGTTGGTCCTCTTGTAAACTCCCCAATCATATGAAATTCATCGATGATTAATGTGTCAACGTCTCTTAGTGTGTTCCAGGAAAATCTTGTAAGCGCATCAAATGATTCAAAAACCATGACTGATAAATCAGAGCTTGCAGGGTGTCTACCAACATTAATTCCATGTTCTTCAAAGGATTTAAATTCTTTCACTTTTTCATTTTGTATTGAAAGTAATGGTGCAGCATAAACTGCTTTTCCGCCATCCAGTATTGTCTTTAGCATAGGAAGCACTCCTAAAACAGTTTTACCGCTAGCTGTTGGAATGCAGATAATATAATTTGATTTATCTTCTAGATAACCGGACTCGATTACCGCTTTTTGAGCAGGGTTAAATTCCTTAATATAAGGATACGCACTATTGATTATTGATTTGATATCGTCTCTTAAATTTTCCATTTTAATCATTTAATTATTTTTTTAATTAATATATAATAAATATTGTTAGGAGGTATAATATTGGGTAACAGTTATATATGCTAAACTATAAACTAATTTACAAATTAACTTAACGGAGATATAATATATGACAATTAAAGTAGAAGTTTTTTCAACCAGTACCTGTCCGCACTGTCCTGCAGCTATTGACGCAGCTCAGCAAGCAAAAAATAAATTAGGTGATGTAATGGATTTTGAATCAGTTAAAATCGATGATCCTAATAATCCAGAAAACAGACAAAGAGCAATTGATTATCAAATTATGGCCGTTCCTACAATTGTGATTAATGGTGAAGTATCATTTGTTGGGGCACCTAGTGCTGAAGAATTAACTACTCATATTGAATCTTTATTATAGATTCTCTC encodes:
- a CDS encoding DEAD/DEAH box helicase, whose amino-acid sequence is MIKMENLRDDIKSIINSAYPYIKEFNPAQKAVIESGYLEDKSNYIICIPTASGKTVLGVLPMLKTILDGGKAVYAAPLLSIQNEKVKEFKSFEEHGINVGRHPASSDLSVMVFESFDALTRFSWNTLRDVDTLIIDEFHMIGEFTRGPTLESAITRAKIINPSMRIIALSATLRNIEEIEGWLEGKCVEHDYRPVPLHKEVLDAEMFNTKNKNDVIVKVLEKSIKDKSQALAFVSTRRFTESLATYVSKKINKKINLKQREQFKKVSDRILEVPKKKGSLPTSTCVKLAESLEHGIAFHHAGLFNEQKEIIEDEFRNGNILMITATPSLMYGVNLPSKTVVIRDTTRWTGNGPQPIPVFDYEQMSGRAGRPQYDDVGYSYLVAKTMDEASNLQDYYVEGEIELTNSKLVDNKDAIYKQIIAQINSSLSKNLDELTDFFEKTLYGYQMTNNPSMALFAEDSIKYELENAIDFLLQNRIIRATPEGLATTDFGNLIAKSNYSVETAVKIKEYVSSIDKINVSEFIYALCETPDVPLISFKGRKSKDPVLDKLSEEGLFAVDIGNIEATAVSLMEWVDERNEYEIENKYNVYSASTRRSAYEASHLVKFAKDTSEVLGNYSKLKDFDFLSARLYYGVKEDIIPLVVGVKRLGRKRARNLVNIFGNDLSGISENELQKVEGIGPKLAEKISLFAKN
- a CDS encoding thioredoxin family protein encodes the protein MTIKVEVFSTSTCPHCPAAIDAAQQAKNKLGDVMDFESVKIDDPNNPENRQRAIDYQIMAVPTIVINGEVSFVGAPSAEELTTHIESLL